One Burkholderia sp. PAMC 26561 genomic window carries:
- the pyrH gene encoding UMP kinase — protein MPTAYKRVLLKLSGEALMGDDAFGINRATIERMVADVAEVVRMGTQLAVVIGGGNIFRGVAGGAAGMDRATADYMGMLATMMNALALQDAMRHAGIEARVQSALRMDQVVEPYIRPRAIRQLEEGKVVIFAAGTGNPFFTTDTAAALRGAEVGAEVVLKATKVDGVYSADPKKDASATRYSTISFDEAIGKNLQVMDATAFALCRDQKLPIRVFSINKPGALKRIIQGDDEGTLVHV, from the coding sequence CATGGGCGACGATGCCTTCGGCATCAATCGCGCAACAATCGAAAGGATGGTGGCAGATGTTGCGGAAGTGGTGCGCATGGGCACGCAACTCGCGGTCGTGATCGGTGGCGGTAATATCTTCCGCGGTGTGGCGGGCGGCGCGGCCGGCATGGACCGTGCAACAGCCGATTACATGGGCATGCTTGCCACCATGATGAACGCGCTGGCCTTGCAGGACGCCATGCGCCATGCCGGTATCGAAGCGCGCGTGCAGTCCGCGCTGCGCATGGACCAGGTGGTCGAGCCGTACATTCGCCCGCGCGCGATTCGTCAGCTCGAAGAAGGAAAAGTGGTTATTTTCGCGGCCGGCACGGGTAACCCGTTCTTCACGACTGATACCGCTGCTGCCCTGCGCGGTGCGGAAGTCGGCGCGGAAGTCGTGCTCAAGGCGACCAAAGTGGACGGTGTATATTCCGCCGATCCCAAGAAAGATGCGAGCGCTACGCGTTACAGCACGATCAGCTTCGACGAAGCGATTGGCAAGAACCTGCAGGTGATGGACGCGACGGCGTTTGCGCTGTGCCGCGACCAGAAGCTGCCGATCCGGGTGTTTTCGATCAATAAACCGGGGGCGCTAAAGCGCATCATCCAGGGCGACGACGAAGGTACGCTCGTCCACGTGTAA
- the frr gene encoding ribosome recycling factor, which yields MSVADIRKSVDQKMQKSIEAFKNDLAKIRTGRAHTGLLDHIQVDYYGSSVPISQVANMTLIDARTIGVQAWEKKMVPVVEKAIRDSDLGLNPSNQGDQIRVPMPALTEERRRELTKVVKSEGENAKIAIRNLRRDANEQLKKLVKDKEISEDDERRASDDVQKLTDKNVAEIDKLVVSKEAEIMTV from the coding sequence ATGAGTGTGGCTGACATTAGAAAGAGCGTCGACCAGAAGATGCAGAAGTCGATCGAAGCGTTCAAGAACGATCTCGCCAAGATTCGCACGGGTCGCGCCCATACGGGTTTGCTCGACCATATCCAGGTGGATTACTACGGCTCGAGCGTACCTATCTCGCAAGTCGCGAACATGACGCTGATCGACGCGCGCACGATCGGCGTGCAGGCGTGGGAAAAGAAGATGGTGCCGGTGGTGGAAAAGGCGATCCGCGATTCGGATCTCGGCCTGAACCCGTCGAACCAGGGCGACCAGATCCGAGTGCCAATGCCCGCGCTGACGGAAGAACGCCGCCGCGAACTGACGAAAGTGGTGAAAAGCGAAGGCGAAAACGCCAAGATCGCGATTCGCAACCTGCGTCGCGACGCGAACGAGCAACTGAAGAAGCTTGTGAAGGACAAGGAAATCTCCGAGGACGACGAGCGTCGTGCAAGCGATGACGTCCAGAAATTAACTGACAAAAACGTCGCGGAAATCGACAAGCTGGTGGTGTCGAAAGAAGCCGAAATCATGACGGTTTGA
- the uppS gene encoding polyprenyl diphosphate synthase — translation MTYTSSTVRVPDVAAVPRHIAIIMDGNGRWATQRRLPRVAGHTRGVDAVRATVESCARQGVQFVTLFAFSSENWRRPTDEVSFLMRLFVTALEREVGKLHANGIRLRVVGDTSMFDDRIRALIQRAETKTARNTRLTLTIAANYGGRWDIMQAARKLAEQSVEEGRVVPVDEASFEQHLAMAYAPEPDLFIRTGGEQRISNFLLWQLAYTEFYFTDTYWPDFDAEALARALESYGERERRFGRTSAQLEPQSQKADTLSC, via the coding sequence ATGACCTATACCAGCTCTACCGTTCGCGTGCCCGATGTCGCGGCTGTCCCGCGTCATATCGCGATCATCATGGACGGCAATGGCCGTTGGGCAACGCAGCGGCGCCTGCCGCGCGTAGCGGGCCACACGCGCGGCGTCGATGCCGTGCGGGCAACGGTCGAAAGCTGTGCGCGCCAGGGCGTCCAGTTCGTGACGTTGTTTGCCTTCAGTTCCGAAAACTGGCGGCGTCCAACTGACGAAGTCTCGTTCCTCATGCGCCTGTTCGTCACGGCGCTCGAGCGGGAAGTCGGCAAGCTGCACGCAAACGGCATCCGTTTGCGGGTGGTGGGCGACACGTCCATGTTCGACGATCGCATCCGCGCGCTGATCCAGCGTGCCGAAACCAAGACGGCGCGCAACACGCGCCTGACGCTGACCATTGCGGCGAATTACGGTGGCCGCTGGGACATCATGCAGGCCGCCAGGAAGCTCGCCGAGCAGTCGGTGGAAGAAGGCCGCGTCGTTCCCGTCGACGAAGCGTCGTTCGAGCAGCATCTGGCCATGGCTTATGCGCCCGAGCCGGATCTCTTCATCCGCACGGGCGGGGAGCAGCGCATCAGCAACTTCCTGCTGTGGCAACTGGCCTACACCGAGTTCTATTTCACCGATACCTATTGGCCCGACTTCGACGCCGAGGCGCTCGCACGGGCGCTCGAGTCGTATGGCGAACGCGAACGCCGCTTCGGCCGCACCAGCGCGCAACTCGAACCGCAATCGCAGAAGGCCGATACCCTTTCATGCTAA
- a CDS encoding phosphatidate cytidylyltransferase encodes MLKTRVITAIVLLAVLLPITFFAPVGAFAALIAVVVIFAAWEWARLLKLGGGTPVVYAVIAGVALVASTRLGLGYKPLYQMAAIFWVLAGPFALARKPALAEGAWRVFLLFAGIVTFVACWHALVAARTVGVAFVLSLLLVVWLADIGAYFAGKAFGRHKLAPSISPGKTREGAAGGWLAVMVVGSAAAATMVFAPTLYTALVEHLGWLGALVSLTVLTVFSVIGDLFESLLKRQAGVKDSSGLLPGHGGVLDRIDALLPVLPIALLLLGSFGG; translated from the coding sequence ATGCTAAAGACCCGTGTCATCACGGCAATCGTCTTGCTGGCAGTGCTCCTGCCAATCACGTTTTTCGCACCAGTGGGCGCTTTCGCGGCGCTGATCGCCGTAGTCGTGATCTTCGCGGCCTGGGAATGGGCGCGGCTCCTCAAGCTGGGCGGCGGGACGCCGGTGGTGTACGCGGTGATTGCGGGCGTGGCGCTGGTCGCCAGCACGCGGCTCGGGCTCGGTTACAAACCCCTGTATCAGATGGCCGCGATCTTCTGGGTCCTGGCCGGACCATTTGCGCTCGCCCGCAAGCCGGCGCTGGCCGAAGGCGCGTGGCGCGTTTTCCTGTTGTTCGCGGGAATCGTGACGTTTGTGGCGTGCTGGCACGCTTTGGTTGCGGCTCGTACGGTAGGCGTAGCATTCGTGCTATCGCTTCTCCTAGTCGTATGGCTGGCCGACATTGGCGCATACTTCGCCGGAAAAGCGTTTGGCCGGCACAAGCTCGCGCCGTCCATCAGCCCGGGCAAGACCCGCGAAGGCGCGGCTGGCGGCTGGCTGGCGGTGATGGTCGTGGGTTCGGCGGCCGCTGCAACGATGGTTTTTGCGCCAACCCTTTATACGGCGCTCGTGGAGCATCTCGGCTGGCTCGGCGCGCTGGTGTCATTGACCGTGCTGACCGTGTTCAGCGTGATCGGCGATCTGTTCGAATCGCTGCTCAAGCGCCAGGCCGGTGTCAAGGATTCGAGCGGATTGCTCCCGGGACACGGCGGCGTGCTCGACCGGATTGACGCTCTCCTGCCGGTATTGCCGATCGCGCTGTTGTTGCTCGGATCGTTCGGCGGCTAG
- a CDS encoding 1-deoxy-D-xylulose-5-phosphate reductoisomerase, whose product MQKRLTLLGSTGSIGESTLDVVARHPDRFKVYALSAHRNGDKLVDQCLQFQPEVAVVGDAGTAEKVAAALREQGCKTEVSYGRQALVDASESSGCDTVVAAIVGAAGLAPTLAAARAGKRILLANKEALVMSGQIFIDAVRDHGAVLLPVDSEHNAVFQCLPREVALHGGVSKIILTASGGPFRTRDPSSLKHVTPDEACKHPNWAMGRKISVDSATMMNKGLEVIEAHWLFDVPGSRIEVLIHPQSVIHSLVSYADGSVLAQLGNPDMRTPIAHALAFPDRVDSGVAQLDLAQIATLTFEKPDLKRFPCLALALKALEAGGTASAALNAANEVAVEAFLTRRIGFMAIGEVVERVLNAMPNGNASTLDEVLAADAEARRLAGEFSALLTMDAPQAERVLH is encoded by the coding sequence ATGCAAAAACGTCTGACTCTGCTCGGCTCAACGGGCTCGATCGGCGAGAGCACGCTTGATGTCGTGGCGCGGCATCCCGACCGGTTCAAGGTCTACGCACTGAGCGCGCATCGCAACGGCGACAAGCTCGTCGATCAATGCCTGCAGTTCCAGCCGGAAGTCGCGGTCGTGGGCGACGCCGGCACCGCCGAGAAGGTCGCAGCCGCGCTGCGCGAGCAAGGTTGCAAGACCGAGGTGAGCTACGGCCGGCAGGCGCTCGTGGATGCATCGGAGAGTTCGGGTTGCGATACCGTGGTCGCCGCGATCGTCGGCGCCGCGGGGCTCGCGCCCACGCTGGCCGCAGCCCGTGCCGGCAAGCGCATCCTGCTGGCCAACAAGGAAGCGCTGGTCATGTCGGGGCAGATTTTTATTGATGCCGTGCGCGATCACGGCGCCGTCCTGCTGCCGGTGGACAGCGAGCACAACGCCGTGTTCCAGTGCCTGCCACGCGAAGTGGCGCTGCACGGCGGGGTATCGAAGATCATCTTGACGGCGTCGGGCGGACCGTTCCGCACGCGCGACCCGTCGTCGCTCAAGCATGTCACGCCCGACGAAGCCTGCAAGCATCCGAACTGGGCCATGGGCCGCAAGATTTCCGTCGATTCCGCGACCATGATGAACAAGGGTCTCGAAGTGATCGAGGCGCACTGGTTGTTCGACGTGCCGGGATCGCGCATCGAAGTGCTGATTCATCCGCAAAGCGTGATTCATTCGCTGGTGTCCTACGCCGATGGCTCGGTGCTCGCGCAACTCGGCAATCCCGACATGCGCACGCCGATCGCGCATGCGCTGGCGTTCCCGGATCGTGTCGATTCCGGCGTCGCACAACTGGATCTCGCGCAAATCGCCACACTCACCTTCGAGAAGCCCGACCTCAAGCGTTTTCCGTGTCTCGCGCTCGCGCTCAAGGCGCTGGAAGCCGGTGGCACGGCAAGCGCGGCGCTCAATGCTGCCAACGAAGTCGCGGTGGAGGCGTTCCTGACGCGCCGTATCGGCTTCATGGCGATTGGCGAAGTGGTCGAGCGCGTGCTGAACGCCATGCCGAACGGCAATGCATCGACGCTCGATGAAGTGCTCGCAGCCGACGCCGAAGCGCGCCGCCTCGCGGGCGAGTTCTCGGCCTTGCTGACCATGGACGCGCCGCAAGCAGAGCGCGTCCTGCATTGA
- the rseP gene encoding RIP metalloprotease RseP, whose amino-acid sequence MNFLTEIVAFVVAIGVLVVVHEFGHFSVARLCGVKVLRFSVGFGKPLVKWVSKTTGTEWTISALPLGGYVKMLDERESDATIPEADLPHAFNRQPVFKRIAIVAAGPVFNFILAILLFAGVFAAGVSEPAAILATPAAGTVAAKAGFEGGETVVSMRDMTPGGGATGDTLPIRSWSDLRWKLLDASFDQRRVVLAAKTSEGTFDFPVTVGKVDDQDIDQDFMDKLGFEPGGGTLSVAGVEAGSAAAKAGLQAGDVLRAIDGKKIDNAMGFIDYVQHRPGTPVSLTVERNGAQRAVQIVPELKADASTNRNVGRIGASLATRIPSVDVRYGPIESLQLGVKRTWDISIYSLRMFGRMITGEASLKNLSGPVTIADYAGKSARLGLSAFLSFLALVSISLGVLNLLPIPVLDGGHLLYYLVEAATGKAVSDRWQMVLQRAGLVCIVALSAIALFNDLARLIRF is encoded by the coding sequence ATGAACTTCCTGACTGAAATCGTTGCGTTTGTCGTGGCCATCGGCGTCTTGGTCGTCGTCCACGAATTTGGCCATTTCAGCGTCGCACGGCTGTGCGGCGTGAAGGTCCTGCGATTTTCGGTCGGCTTTGGCAAGCCGCTCGTGAAATGGGTCAGCAAGACCACTGGCACCGAGTGGACGATCTCGGCGTTGCCGCTTGGCGGCTACGTGAAGATGCTCGACGAACGGGAGTCGGACGCGACCATTCCCGAAGCCGATCTGCCGCACGCGTTCAACCGCCAGCCCGTGTTCAAGCGCATCGCGATTGTTGCGGCGGGTCCTGTCTTCAACTTCATTCTCGCCATCCTTTTGTTCGCTGGCGTGTTCGCCGCAGGCGTGTCCGAGCCGGCGGCGATCCTCGCCACGCCGGCAGCCGGTACCGTGGCCGCGAAAGCCGGCTTCGAAGGCGGCGAGACAGTCGTTTCGATGCGCGACATGACGCCCGGCGGCGGTGCGACTGGTGACACGTTGCCGATCCGGTCATGGTCCGACCTGCGCTGGAAGCTGCTCGATGCATCGTTTGACCAGCGCCGCGTCGTGCTCGCGGCCAAGACGAGCGAAGGTACGTTCGATTTTCCTGTGACGGTGGGCAAGGTCGACGACCAGGACATCGACCAGGACTTCATGGACAAGCTCGGCTTCGAGCCGGGCGGCGGCACGTTGTCGGTGGCGGGCGTGGAAGCGGGTAGCGCGGCCGCGAAAGCGGGTCTTCAGGCGGGCGATGTACTGCGCGCAATCGATGGCAAGAAGATCGACAACGCGATGGGCTTCATCGACTATGTCCAGCATCGTCCGGGGACGCCGGTTTCGTTGACGGTCGAGCGCAACGGCGCGCAGCGCGCCGTGCAGATCGTGCCGGAACTCAAGGCCGATGCAAGCACGAACCGCAACGTCGGCCGCATCGGCGCGTCGCTTGCCACGCGCATTCCTTCGGTCGACGTGCGCTACGGTCCCATCGAGAGCCTGCAACTCGGCGTGAAACGCACCTGGGACATCAGCATCTATTCGCTGCGCATGTTCGGCCGGATGATCACCGGCGAAGCCTCGCTCAAGAATCTTTCGGGTCCCGTGACAATCGCGGACTATGCAGGCAAAAGCGCGCGCCTTGGCTTGTCAGCGTTTCTGTCCTTCCTGGCACTCGTGAGTATTAGCCTCGGAGTGTTGAACTTGTTACCGATTCCGGTTCTTGACGGTGGGCATCTGTTATATTATTTGGTTGAAGCCGCAACTGGCAAAGCCGTGTCTGATCGCTGGCAGATGGTTTTGCAGCGAGCGGGTCTTGTCTGCATCGTTGCCTTGTCGGCGATTGCACTCTTTAACGACCTCGCTCGGTTGATTCGCTTTTGA
- the bamA gene encoding outer membrane protein assembly factor BamA produces the protein MFKPHRFVPKSAVAAALAATGMAAHATTPFVVQDIRIDGLQRIEPGSVFAYLPIKQGDTFTDDKASEAIRALYATGFFNDVQVATQGNVVVVQVQERPAISQIDFSGIHEFEKDNLIKALRSVGLSQGRSYDKALVDKAEQELKRQYLTRGFYAAEVTTTVTPVDRNRVQILFSVAEGPSAKIRQINFIGNKAISTSTLRDEMQLSTPNWFSWYTKNDLYAKEKLTGDLENVRSYYLNRGYLEFNIDSTQVSISPDKKDMYLTVSLHEGEPYKISAIQLSGNLLDRQAELNKLVKIKPGDRFSAEKLQATTKAIVDKLGEYGYAFAQVNAQPQINQANHTVDLTLNVDPSRRVYVRRVNIVGNTRTRDEVVRREMRQLESSWFDSSRLALSKDRVNRLGYFTDVDVTTTPVEGTNDQVDVDVKVAEKPTGAITLGAGFSSTDKVVLSAGVSQDNVFGSGTSLSVNVNTAKTYRTLTVTQVDPYFTIDGIKRITDLYYRTYQPLYYSTDSSFKIVTIGGDLKFGIPFSEQDTVYFGAGLEQNTLDVDASTPQSYKDYVNEFGRVVNNVPVTVGWSRDNRDSALVPSRGYYTQTNAEYGTPAGNTTYVKVDAQAQYYYSFARGFVLGLNLQGGYGKGLKGQTYPIFKNYYAGGIGSVRGYEPSSLGPRDTTTGDPIGGSRMAVGNIELTFPLPGTGYDRTLRVFTFLDGGNVWGDPGQGGTTTGANGLRYGYGVGLAWISPIGPLKLSLGFPLQKHEGDQYQKFQFQIGTAF, from the coding sequence TTGTTCAAACCTCATCGCTTTGTTCCTAAGTCGGCTGTGGCCGCAGCATTGGCCGCTACCGGCATGGCGGCGCACGCGACAACGCCGTTTGTCGTGCAGGACATCCGGATTGACGGCCTTCAGCGCATCGAACCCGGCTCGGTTTTCGCCTACTTACCCATCAAGCAGGGCGACACGTTCACCGACGACAAAGCCTCCGAAGCGATTCGGGCGCTTTACGCAACGGGCTTCTTCAACGACGTCCAGGTTGCAACACAGGGCAACGTGGTGGTCGTGCAGGTGCAGGAACGTCCGGCTATCTCGCAGATCGATTTCTCCGGCATCCACGAGTTCGAAAAAGACAACCTGATCAAGGCACTGCGCTCGGTCGGCTTGTCGCAAGGCCGCTCGTACGACAAGGCGCTCGTCGACAAAGCTGAACAGGAACTCAAGCGCCAGTATCTGACGCGCGGTTTCTATGCAGCGGAAGTCACGACCACGGTCACGCCGGTCGACCGCAACCGTGTGCAGATCTTGTTTTCGGTGGCTGAAGGTCCGAGCGCGAAGATCCGCCAGATCAACTTCATCGGCAACAAGGCGATCAGCACGAGCACGCTGCGCGACGAGATGCAGCTGTCCACGCCGAACTGGTTCTCGTGGTACACGAAGAACGACTTGTACGCGAAGGAAAAGCTCACGGGCGACCTCGAAAACGTACGTTCGTACTACCTGAATCGCGGTTATCTCGAGTTCAACATCGACTCGACGCAGGTGTCGATCTCGCCGGACAAGAAGGACATGTATCTCACGGTTTCGCTGCACGAAGGCGAGCCTTACAAGATCAGCGCCATCCAGCTTTCGGGCAATCTGCTCGACCGTCAGGCCGAGTTGAACAAGCTCGTCAAGATCAAACCAGGCGATCGTTTCTCGGCTGAGAAGCTGCAGGCGACCACCAAGGCGATCGTCGACAAGCTGGGCGAATACGGTTATGCGTTCGCCCAGGTCAATGCCCAGCCGCAGATCAATCAGGCCAATCACACCGTCGACCTGACGCTCAACGTGGATCCGAGCCGCCGCGTGTATGTGCGCCGCGTGAACATCGTCGGCAATACGCGCACGCGTGACGAAGTCGTGCGCCGCGAAATGCGTCAGCTCGAAAGCTCGTGGTTCGACTCGAGCCGCCTTGCGCTCTCGAAGGACCGCGTGAACCGTCTCGGTTACTTTACCGACGTCGATGTGACGACCACGCCTGTCGAAGGCACGAACGACCAGGTGGACGTGGACGTGAAGGTCGCTGAAAAGCCGACTGGCGCCATTACGCTCGGCGCCGGTTTCTCATCGACGGACAAGGTCGTGCTGTCGGCCGGCGTGTCGCAGGACAACGTGTTCGGTTCGGGTACCAGCCTTTCGGTCAACGTCAATACGGCCAAGACGTATCGAACGTTGACGGTGACGCAGGTCGATCCGTACTTCACCATCGACGGTATCAAGCGTATTACCGACTTGTACTACCGCACGTATCAGCCGCTGTATTACTCGACCGATTCGAGCTTCAAGATCGTGACGATTGGTGGCGACCTGAAGTTCGGCATTCCGTTCTCCGAGCAGGACACGGTCTACTTCGGCGCGGGCCTCGAGCAGAACACGCTGGATGTGGATGCATCGACGCCGCAAAGCTACAAGGACTACGTCAACGAATTCGGCCGCGTCGTGAACAACGTGCCGGTGACAGTGGGCTGGTCGCGCGACAATCGGGACAGCGCGCTGGTCCCGAGCCGCGGGTACTACACGCAGACGAACGCCGAGTACGGCACGCCCGCGGGTAACACCACCTATGTCAAGGTGGACGCGCAGGCGCAGTATTACTATTCGTTCGCTCGCGGCTTCGTGCTGGGCCTGAACCTGCAAGGCGGATACGGTAAGGGCCTGAAGGGCCAGACGTACCCGATTTTCAAGAACTACTATGCAGGTGGTATTGGTTCGGTCCGGGGTTATGAACCAAGCTCGCTCGGTCCGCGCGACACAACCACGGGCGATCCGATCGGCGGTTCACGCATGGCGGTGGGTAACATCGAGTTGACGTTCCCGTTGCCGGGCACGGGTTACGATCGCACGTTGCGCGTGTTCACGTTCCTTGACGGTGGTAACGTCTGGGGCGATCCGGGTCAGGGCGGTACGACCACCGGCGCAAATGGCCTGCGATACGGTTATGGTGTGGGTCTGGCGTGGATCTCGCCAATTGGTCCGCTCAAGCTGAGCCTGGGTTTCCCGCTGCAGAAACATGAAGGCGACCAGTATCAGAAGTTCCAGTTCCAGATTGGTACGGCCTTCTAA
- a CDS encoding OmpH family outer membrane protein produces MSVAFGLTGVATADAQEARIAAVNSDRILRESAAAKAAQSKLEQEFSKRDKALQDMAARLKTMSDAMDKNGAAMAPADRAAKQRDLSQLDQDFQRKQREFREDLNQRRNEELAGVLDRANKVIKQIAEQQHYDLIVQEAVYVSPRIDITDQVLKALAANQSSLSTNPGAGTSN; encoded by the coding sequence ATGTCGGTGGCGTTCGGACTGACGGGCGTGGCTACCGCAGACGCGCAAGAGGCCCGGATTGCAGCCGTCAATTCCGATCGCATCCTGCGCGAGTCGGCGGCGGCCAAGGCGGCGCAGTCGAAGCTCGAACAAGAGTTTTCGAAGCGCGACAAGGCGTTGCAGGACATGGCCGCGCGTTTAAAGACCATGTCGGACGCCATGGACAAGAACGGCGCGGCCATGGCCCCGGCGGACCGTGCTGCCAAACAGCGTGACCTGTCGCAACTGGACCAGGATTTCCAGCGCAAGCAGCGCGAGTTTCGGGAAGACCTGAACCAGCGCCGCAATGAGGAACTCGCGGGTGTGCTTGACCGGGCCAACAAGGTCATCAAGCAGATTGCGGAGCAGCAGCATTACGACCTGATCGTGCAAGAAGCGGTGTATGTCAGTCCGCGTATCGATATCACGGATCAAGTGCTGAAGGCGTTGGCGGCGAATCAGTCGAGCCTGTCGACCAACCCGGGCGCCGGCACATCGAACTGA
- the lpxD gene encoding UDP-3-O-(3-hydroxymyristoyl)glucosamine N-acyltransferase, translated as MASNSAITLSELTQRFGGDIAGDAGHRVNGLAPLDKAGPEQLAFLANQKYLPQVESTRAGAVLISPADLEKVASPEGRNFIVTPNPYAYFARVAQVFIDLATPPAEPGVHPTAFVHPAAKVAASAVIGPHVSVEAGAVIGERVKLDAGVSIGQGVRLADDVHLYPHVTVYHGCKLGARVIVHAGAVIGADGFGFAPDFVGDGEARTGSWVKIPQVGAVVIAHDVEIGANTTIDRGAMADTIIEECVKIDNLVQIGHNCRIGAYTVIAGCAGIAGSTNIGRHCMIGGAVGIAGHVTLADYVIVTAQSGVSKSLLKPGMYTSAFPAVNHADWNKSAAIVRNLDKLRERIKTLETAAEKLQDKP; from the coding sequence ATGGCATCAAACAGCGCAATCACGTTAAGTGAGTTGACACAGCGCTTCGGCGGAGACATAGCGGGCGATGCCGGGCATCGTGTGAACGGCCTTGCGCCGCTCGATAAAGCAGGGCCCGAGCAACTCGCGTTTCTTGCAAACCAAAAGTATTTGCCGCAGGTGGAAAGCACGCGCGCGGGCGCGGTGCTGATCTCGCCGGCCGACCTGGAAAAAGTGGCGTCGCCGGAAGGGCGCAACTTTATCGTCACACCGAATCCCTACGCTTATTTCGCCCGGGTGGCGCAGGTCTTCATCGACCTCGCGACGCCTCCGGCTGAACCCGGCGTGCATCCCACGGCGTTTGTCCATCCAGCGGCAAAAGTCGCGGCGAGTGCTGTGATCGGGCCGCATGTGAGCGTGGAAGCGGGCGCGGTGATCGGCGAGCGCGTGAAGCTTGACGCGGGCGTTTCGATTGGACAGGGCGTCAGGCTCGCGGACGACGTGCATTTGTATCCTCACGTGACCGTCTATCATGGCTGCAAGCTTGGCGCGCGCGTGATCGTGCATGCGGGCGCGGTGATCGGAGCGGACGGCTTCGGTTTTGCGCCGGACTTCGTTGGCGACGGCGAAGCGCGCACTGGGAGCTGGGTGAAGATTCCGCAAGTCGGCGCGGTGGTTATCGCCCATGATGTGGAGATCGGCGCAAACACCACTATCGATCGTGGCGCCATGGCCGATACGATCATCGAAGAATGCGTGAAGATCGATAATCTGGTGCAGATCGGACATAACTGCCGGATCGGCGCTTATACGGTGATTGCGGGCTGCGCCGGCATTGCGGGCAGCACGAACATTGGGCGGCATTGCATGATCGGCGGCGCGGTGGGCATCGCCGGCCACGTCACGCTGGCGGACTACGTGATCGTCACGGCGCAGTCGGGCGTGTCGAAATCCCTGCTGAAACCCGGCATGTACACCAGCGCATTTCCCGCTGTGAATCATGCGGACTGGAACAAGAGCGCTGCCATTGTCCGGAATCTGGACAAGCTGCGCGAGCGTATCAAGACGCTGGAAACGGCGGCTGAGAAGCTTCAAGACAAGCCCTAA
- the fabZ gene encoding 3-hydroxyacyl-ACP dehydratase FabZ → MSTDKINLDIHKILTLLPHRYPILLVDRVLELTPHKSIKALKNVSINEPYFQGHFPTRPVMPGVLILEALAQAAALLTFVEDGETAPHDPETTLYYFVGIDKARFKRVVEPGDQLILNVNFERYMRGIWKFSAVAEVDGAVAAEAELMCTIKNTATEPK, encoded by the coding sequence ATGAGCACCGACAAAATCAATTTAGACATTCACAAGATCCTCACGCTGCTGCCGCATCGGTATCCGATCCTGCTCGTGGATCGCGTGCTCGAACTCACGCCGCACAAGAGCATCAAAGCGCTCAAGAACGTGTCGATCAACGAGCCCTATTTCCAGGGCCATTTCCCGACGCGACCGGTAATGCCTGGCGTGCTGATTCTCGAAGCGCTCGCACAGGCTGCGGCGCTGCTGACTTTTGTCGAAGATGGTGAAACAGCGCCGCATGATCCGGAAACGACGCTCTATTACTTCGTCGGTATCGACAAGGCGCGCTTCAAGCGCGTGGTCGAACCAGGCGATCAGTTGATCCTGAACGTGAATTTCGAGCGCTACATGCGCGGCATCTGGAAGTTCAGCGCGGTTGCTGAAGTCGACGGCGCGGTTGCAGCCGAGGCCGAGCTGATGTGCACGATCAAGAACACGGCTACCGAGCCAAAATGA
- the lpxA gene encoding acyl-ACP--UDP-N-acetylglucosamine O-acyltransferase — MSKIHPTAIIEPGAQLDESVEVGPYAIVGSHVQIGARTTIGSHSVIEGHTVLGSDNRIGHYASVGGRPQDMKYKDEPTRLVIGDRNTIREFTTIHTGTMQDTGVTTIGDDNWVMAYVHVGHDCQLGSNIIMSSNAQLAGHVIIGDYAIVGGMSGVHQFVRIGAHSMLGGASALVQDIPPFVIAAGNKAEPHGINVEGLRRRGFSAEAISALRSAYRLVYKSGATLEEAKMQLRELASAGGDGDAPVTAFADFIDASQRGIIR, encoded by the coding sequence ATGAGCAAGATTCACCCTACCGCGATCATCGAACCGGGCGCGCAGCTCGACGAATCCGTCGAAGTCGGTCCGTACGCGATCGTAGGGTCGCACGTGCAGATCGGTGCACGTACGACCATTGGCTCGCATAGCGTGATTGAAGGCCATACGGTGCTCGGCAGCGATAACCGCATCGGCCATTACGCGTCGGTCGGCGGCCGGCCGCAGGACATGAAGTACAAGGACGAGCCCACGCGGCTCGTGATTGGCGATCGTAATACCATTCGCGAATTTACGACCATTCACACGGGCACGATGCAGGACACGGGCGTGACCACCATCGGTGACGACAACTGGGTCATGGCCTACGTGCACGTCGGTCACGACTGCCAGTTGGGCAGCAACATCATCATGTCGAGCAACGCGCAGCTTGCGGGCCACGTGATCATCGGCGATTACGCGATCGTCGGCGGCATGTCGGGCGTGCATCAGTTCGTGCGGATTGGCGCGCATTCCATGCTGGGCGGCGCTTCGGCGCTCGTGCAGGACATTCCCCCGTTCGTGATCGCGGCCGGAAACAAGGCCGAACCGCATGGCATCAACGTTGAAGGACTGCGTCGGCGCGGTTTTTCGGCCGAAGCCATCTCGGCGCTGCGCTCGGCGTATCGGCTGGTCTACAAGAGCGGCGCGACGCTCGAAGAAGCGAAGATGCAGTTGCGCGAACTCGCTTCCGCAGGCGGCGACGGCGATGCGCCGGTCACCGCTTTCGCTGATTTTATCGACGCGTCGCAGCGCGGCATCATCCGTTGA